In Paracoccus jeotgali, the following are encoded in one genomic region:
- a CDS encoding sigma-70 family RNA polymerase sigma factor, with translation MGVPAAESSDPNRSARPAAAQQPAQQDGASDDIVSYIPSLRAFARSLCRRDQDPDDLVQETLLRAIEYAHSYRPGTNMRAWLFRIMRSRFYNNIHRAKRETTGAADCASALPQTPPSQESSLQFTEMVAVLEQMPSHYRSALVLVTVLGESYASAAEILDCDIGTIKSRISRARSMLRRVLEKTEP, from the coding sequence ATGGGCGTTCCCGCCGCCGAGAGCTCTGACCCCAACCGATCCGCCCGTCCCGCCGCCGCGCAACAGCCGGCGCAGCAGGACGGCGCCTCGGACGATATCGTTTCCTACATCCCCTCGCTGCGTGCCTTTGCCCGGTCGCTGTGCCGACGCGACCAGGACCCCGACGATCTGGTGCAGGAAACGCTGCTGCGGGCCATCGAATATGCCCACAGCTATCGCCCCGGCACCAATATGCGGGCGTGGCTGTTCCGCATCATGCGCAGCCGGTTCTACAACAACATCCACCGCGCCAAGCGCGAGACGACGGGGGCGGCGGATTGCGCCTCGGCCTTGCCGCAGACGCCGCCGAGCCAGGAATCGAGCCTGCAATTCACCGAGATGGTCGCCGTCCTCGAACAGATGCCCAGCCATTACCGCAGCGCGCTGGTGCTGGTGACGGTGCTGGGCGAAAGCTATGCCTCGGCCGCCGAGATCCTCGACTGCGACATCGGCACCATCAAGAGCCGGATCAGCCGCGCGCGCAGCATGCTGCGCCGGGTGCTGGAGAAAACGGAGCCGTGA